One window of the Bartonella bacilliformis KC583 genome contains the following:
- the ugpA gene encoding sn-glycerol-3-phosphate ABC transporter permease UgpA has translation MQEKSAYFKNSLLPYWLLFPQLFIIFLFFIWPAVQAIKSSFEREDPFGFTTTFIGFENYVTVLSDPSYIKSLLTTIIFSTSVTFVAMSISLLLAVSVDRVIRAKKAYTILLLWPYAVAPVLAGILWLFIFHPTIGIFPIILEKIGIIWNHRVNGTHAMILIVIAASWQQISYNFLFFLAGLQSIPRSQIEAAAIDGATPFKRFWTVIFPQISPTTFFLLVININHVMFDTFGIIDNITSGGPARATNTLVYKIYDDGFRNHIIGASAAQSTLLMLMVIILTFIQFRWIERRVQY, from the coding sequence ATGCAAGAAAAATCTGCATATTTTAAAAATAGTTTACTCCCTTATTGGCTACTTTTTCCTCAGCTTTTTATTATTTTCCTGTTTTTTATCTGGCCTGCAGTGCAAGCAATAAAATCTTCTTTTGAACGTGAAGACCCTTTTGGTTTTACAACAACTTTCATTGGCTTTGAAAATTACGTAACAGTTTTATCTGATCCTTCTTATATAAAGTCACTTCTCACAACTATAATATTTTCTACCTCCGTTACTTTTGTTGCAATGTCGATATCGCTTCTTTTAGCTGTCTCCGTTGATCGTGTGATCCGCGCAAAAAAAGCTTATACTATCCTTTTACTTTGGCCCTATGCAGTTGCTCCGGTATTAGCAGGAATATTATGGTTATTTATTTTTCATCCAACTATTGGAATTTTCCCTATTATCCTTGAAAAAATAGGAATTATATGGAACCATCGTGTTAATGGAACACATGCAATGATCCTTATTGTGATTGCTGCAAGTTGGCAACAAATCTCTTACAATTTTCTCTTTTTTCTTGCTGGACTTCAATCCATTCCGCGTTCTCAAATAGAAGCAGCAGCAATTGATGGAGCTACCCCCTTTAAGCGGTTTTGGACTGTAATCTTCCCACAAATTTCACCGACAACCTTCTTCCTTCTTGTTATCAATATCAATCATGTTATGTTCGATACATTTGGGATTATTGATAACATAACCTCTGGAGGGCCTGCACGTGCAACAAATACACTTGTCTATAAAATCTATGACGACGGTTTCAGAAATCATATAATTGGTGCGTCAGCAGCACAATCAACACTATTAATGCTGATGGTTATTATCTTAACATTTATCCAGTTTCGCTGGATTGAACGTCGCGTACAATATTAA
- the ugpB gene encoding sn-glycerol-3-phosphate ABC transporter substrate-binding protein UgpB yields MNRFYLFAAAFIISMTASATAFAKTTISFWHSMSGDLGKQTEDLIHAFNESQSDYTVVSSFRGEYEETMVSLIAAFRGKQQPVLAQIYEIGTSTMMAAKGAIYPIYQLSADTGQEFDFSDYLPAISNYYSDVQGRMFSMPFNASTPILFYNKDIFKNAGLDPEQPPKTWKDIEKFSKKIIDSKAARCGFTMAYAAQWIGLENFSAFHNIPFGTKNNGLGGLDAELTINGPLQIRMWTDLKKWSDQGIFYYGGSAGALDSGPMFMAQNCAIFIQSSGSLGGIVSEAQFDVGFGMLPYYSDVENTPQNSIVGGASIWVLRGHTAKEYAGAAAFLKFLSRADNQVKWHQTTGYLPITKTAYELSKQQNFYDKNLGADIAIRQINLNPPTANSKGIRFGNLPQIRSILDQELEAVLSGFKTPKNGLNTAVKRGNRLLREFEKTNH; encoded by the coding sequence ATGAACCGTTTTTATCTTTTCGCGGCGGCATTTATAATTTCTATGACTGCATCAGCAACGGCTTTTGCAAAAACAACAATCAGTTTTTGGCACTCTATGAGTGGTGATCTAGGAAAACAAACTGAAGATTTGATTCATGCTTTTAATGAAAGCCAATCGGATTATACTGTTGTTTCTTCATTTCGCGGCGAATATGAGGAAACTATGGTCTCACTTATTGCTGCCTTTCGCGGAAAACAACAACCAGTTCTTGCCCAAATTTATGAAATCGGTACATCTACTATGATGGCTGCAAAAGGTGCCATTTATCCAATTTATCAGCTTAGTGCTGACACGGGGCAAGAATTTGATTTTTCAGATTATTTGCCCGCTATCAGCAACTATTACTCTGATGTTCAGGGACGAATGTTCTCTATGCCATTCAATGCTTCAACACCTATTCTTTTTTATAATAAAGATATTTTTAAAAACGCTGGACTTGATCCAGAACAACCACCAAAAACATGGAAAGATATCGAAAAATTTTCAAAAAAAATTATTGATAGCAAAGCAGCAAGATGTGGTTTTACAATGGCTTATGCTGCTCAATGGATTGGCCTAGAAAATTTTTCAGCATTTCACAATATTCCCTTCGGAACGAAAAACAATGGCTTAGGTGGACTTGATGCGGAATTGACGATCAATGGACCTTTGCAAATACGTATGTGGACTGATCTAAAAAAATGGTCAGATCAAGGTATTTTCTATTATGGTGGCTCAGCTGGAGCACTAGATTCGGGACCAATGTTTATGGCACAAAATTGTGCAATCTTTATACAATCTTCAGGATCACTTGGTGGCATTGTTTCAGAAGCTCAATTTGATGTAGGTTTTGGCATGTTGCCTTACTATTCTGATGTAGAAAATACACCACAAAATTCTATTGTTGGTGGTGCTTCTATTTGGGTTTTAAGAGGTCATACAGCTAAGGAATACGCAGGCGCAGCAGCTTTCCTTAAATTCCTTTCAAGAGCAGATAATCAAGTAAAATGGCATCAGACAACAGGCTACCTTCCAATTACAAAAACAGCTTATGAACTGAGTAAACAACAAAATTTCTATGATAAAAATTTAGGTGCAGATATTGCCATTCGACAAATCAATTTAAACCCACCAACAGCTAACTCAAAGGGAATAAGATTTGGTAACTTACCGCAAATTCGTTCTATTCTTGATCAAGAATTAGAAGCTGTTCTCAGTGGCTTTAAAACACCCAAAAATGGATTGAATACAGCGGTTAAACGTGGAAATAGACTCTTACGTGAATTTGAAAAGACCAACCATTAA
- a CDS encoding metal ABC transporter solute-binding protein, Zn/Mn family has product MRKFVKPFILLGLLSLFSLFTFSAIAHDKIKVVVSFSILADLVKNVGGDRIVMTTLVGRNANIHMYEPTPRDAKALKDAHIIFINGLYLENFIHRLIAANSTKAPLIVASANIFPLQIENHTHDTEHHMHDTGHNHMHSDVDPHAWQTIPNVKIYVKNIATAFCEIDQRSCDSYNKNASAYIHKLNAVQTTITTQIAAIPEDKRTIITSHDAFGYFAHEYGFTILAPESVSTEVEVTAADVAKLIKQIKANKASAIFIENISNPRLIKQISKETGIKIGGTLYSDALSEKNGPAATYLDMIQYNVNTIINSITKD; this is encoded by the coding sequence ATGAGAAAATTTGTTAAACCATTCATTCTGCTAGGTCTTCTTTCACTTTTTTCCTTATTCACATTTTCTGCTATTGCGCACGACAAGATAAAAGTTGTTGTAAGTTTTTCTATTCTCGCAGATTTAGTCAAAAATGTAGGAGGTGATCGTATTGTCATGACAACTCTTGTTGGTCGTAATGCCAATATTCACATGTATGAACCAACCCCTCGTGATGCAAAGGCTTTAAAAGACGCTCATATTATTTTTATCAATGGACTATATCTAGAAAATTTTATTCATCGACTAATCGCAGCAAATAGCACAAAAGCACCTCTGATTGTAGCCAGCGCTAACATTTTTCCTCTTCAGATCGAAAATCACACACATGATACAGAACACCATATGCATGATACAGGACATAATCATATGCACAGCGATGTTGATCCACATGCTTGGCAAACTATCCCTAACGTTAAAATTTATGTCAAAAATATTGCAACTGCCTTCTGTGAAATCGATCAACGATCATGTGACAGCTACAATAAGAATGCTAGCGCCTATATCCACAAACTGAATGCCGTACAAACAACCATCACAACACAAATTGCTGCCATTCCAGAAGATAAGCGTACGATTATTACATCTCATGATGCCTTTGGCTATTTTGCTCATGAATACGGTTTCACCATATTGGCTCCTGAAAGTGTTTCAACAGAGGTCGAAGTCACCGCAGCAGATGTCGCTAAATTAATCAAACAAATTAAAGCCAACAAAGCGTCTGCAATATTTATTGAAAATATCTCTAATCCCCGTTTAATAAAGCAAATTTCAAAAGAAACAGGCATTAAAATTGGTGGTACTCTCTATTCCGATGCATTATCAGAAAAAAATGGCCCCGCTGCTACTTATCTTGATATGATACAATACAATGTAAATACGATTATCAACTCAATAACAAAAGATTAA
- a CDS encoding metal ABC transporter permease, which produces MYSLFFSPFIDFQFMQNALIASILLTISACPIGVLLVLRGMSLTGDAISHAILPGVATAFLFFGLSLIPMTIGGILAGLLVALATALISRNSLQKEDASMAVFYLIALAAGIIIISLKGSMIDLLHLLFGSILAIDAQTLWLIAAITIITVSSLCIFWRAFVIESLDPLFFRSFSPLGKYIHILLLKLMVFNLVGGFQSLGTLLSIGIMMIPAITARFWLSHLGPICVLSVILGIISSIFGLLVSFHMSLPSGPAIIMVAGFMYLLSCLISPRGLIVTWFPRLFYSSPLL; this is translated from the coding sequence ATGTATAGCCTTTTCTTTTCTCCTTTTATTGATTTCCAATTTATGCAAAATGCTTTAATAGCTTCAATTTTATTGACAATCAGCGCTTGCCCTATTGGTGTACTTTTAGTGCTGCGTGGTATGAGTTTAACGGGCGATGCCATATCTCACGCCATTCTTCCTGGTGTTGCTACCGCTTTTCTTTTTTTTGGACTCTCTCTCATACCCATGACGATCGGTGGTATCTTAGCTGGCCTCCTTGTTGCACTAGCAACTGCTTTGATTTCACGAAATAGTTTGCAAAAAGAAGATGCATCTATGGCAGTCTTCTATCTTATTGCGCTAGCAGCAGGCATCATTATTATTTCACTCAAAGGATCAATGATTGATCTGCTCCATCTTTTGTTTGGTTCAATATTAGCAATCGATGCACAAACTCTTTGGCTCATTGCCGCTATAACAATAATAACGGTGAGCAGTCTATGCATTTTCTGGCGCGCTTTTGTTATAGAAAGCCTTGATCCTTTGTTTTTTAGATCATTTTCTCCATTAGGAAAATATATACACATATTATTGCTTAAACTTATGGTGTTTAATTTGGTTGGTGGTTTCCAATCACTTGGAACATTATTGTCTATTGGGATTATGATGATCCCAGCTATCACAGCCCGTTTTTGGCTTTCACATCTAGGCCCTATTTGTGTACTTTCTGTTATTTTGGGAATAATTTCTAGCATATTTGGTCTATTAGTTTCTTTTCATATGTCACTTCCCTCTGGTCCTGCTATCATTATGGTTGCAGGATTTATGTATCTTCTTTCTTGCCTCATAAGCCCACGCGGCCTCATTGTAACGTGGTTCCCTCGCTTATTTTATTCTTCTCCTTTATTATAA
- a CDS encoding ABC transporter ATP-binding protein, with protein sequence MDLHFDNVTLSYANKIIIKEFSTKIAAHSLIAITGDNGSGKSTLLKAIAGLIKPISGKIVKPTQNRIAYLAQQCDIDRTFPINVEALIKTGLWSFCGLLKNQRPYQYKVQNALEMVGLTALAHRSLDELSNGQLQRALFARIIVQDSDIILLDEPFNGVDLNTQKDLLALIAHWHQQGRTILVALHDSCMVQKHFPQMIQINKQCACYGETIQFFKTNNHDIMQPFYTQLFSYRSTESYYQ encoded by the coding sequence ATGGACTTGCATTTCGACAATGTAACACTAAGCTATGCAAATAAAATAATAATTAAAGAGTTTTCAACAAAGATAGCTGCGCATTCATTAATTGCAATAACGGGTGATAACGGTTCTGGAAAATCTACACTCCTGAAAGCCATTGCTGGATTAATTAAACCGATCAGTGGAAAAATTGTAAAACCAACACAAAACCGTATTGCCTACCTTGCTCAGCAATGCGATATCGATCGAACGTTTCCAATTAATGTGGAAGCACTTATCAAAACAGGGTTATGGTCTTTTTGTGGATTATTAAAAAACCAACGTCCTTATCAATACAAAGTTCAAAATGCATTAGAAATGGTTGGCCTTACAGCGTTGGCTCACCGTTCACTTGATGAATTATCAAATGGACAATTACAACGGGCCCTTTTTGCGCGCATTATTGTGCAGGATTCTGATATTATATTACTCGATGAACCCTTTAACGGCGTAGATCTTAATACTCAAAAAGACCTCCTTGCACTCATTGCTCATTGGCACCAACAAGGCCGAACAATCCTCGTAGCACTGCATGATTCCTGCATGGTTCAAAAACATTTTCCTCAAATGATTCAGATTAATAAACAATGTGCTTGTTATGGAGAAACTATACAGTTCTTCAAAACCAACAATCATGATATCATGCAGCCCTTCTATACCCAGCTTTTTTCTTATCGTTCTACAGAATCTTACTATCAATGA
- the nrdH gene encoding glutaredoxin-like protein NrdH yields the protein MPVTIYSKPSCVQCNATYRAFDAKGVDYRIVDISCDEQAYNFVQSLGYRQVPVVVCGENHWSGFRPDMIDGLCG from the coding sequence ATGCCTGTTACTATTTATAGCAAGCCGTCTTGTGTTCAGTGCAATGCTACTTATCGTGCCTTTGATGCTAAGGGTGTTGATTATCGTATCGTTGATATTTCTTGTGATGAACAAGCCTATAATTTTGTGCAATCTTTGGGGTATCGTCAGGTTCCTGTAGTCGTGTGTGGTGAGAATCATTGGTCAGGTTTTAGACCAGATATGATTGATGGTCTTTGTGGTTAA
- the nrdI gene encoding class Ib ribonucleoside-diphosphate reductase assembly flavoprotein NrdI, giving the protein MGLIVYYSSATGNTEHFVSQLGQRFFKIDKKISSALVYEPYVLVVPTYADGEGRKAVPKPVIHFLNEVENRKLMRGVIGGGNRNFGRNYSLASKIIAEKCSVPCLYNFELRGTDEDVICVKKGLEKFWKQ; this is encoded by the coding sequence ATGGGGCTGATTGTTTATTATTCGAGTGCAACGGGTAATACTGAACATTTTGTTTCTCAGCTTGGTCAACGGTTTTTCAAAATTGATAAGAAGATATCATCTGCACTAGTTTATGAGCCTTATGTTTTGGTTGTCCCTACTTATGCAGATGGCGAGGGGAGGAAGGCTGTTCCAAAGCCAGTTATTCATTTCCTTAATGAGGTTGAAAATCGCAAATTGATGCGTGGTGTTATTGGTGGTGGGAACCGTAATTTCGGTCGTAATTATAGTTTAGCAAGCAAAATCATCGCTGAAAAATGTTCTGTGCCCTGTCTCTATAATTTTGAGCTGCGTGGAACTGACGAAGATGTTATTTGCGTTAAAAAGGGATTAGAAAAGTTTTGGAAACAGTAA
- the nrdE gene encoding class 1b ribonucleoside-diphosphate reductase subunit alpha, translating to METVSTKGLQRPDQITDYHALNAMLNLYDENGHIQFDMDRRAARQYFLQHVNQNTVFFHNLKEKINYLIEEGYYEKALFELYDFSFIKRLFKRAYAFKFRFPTFLGAFKYYTSYTLKTFDGTRYLERYEDRVCLVALYLAQGNKDFAESCVDEIMTGRFQPATPTFLNAGKKQRGELVSCFLLRVEDNMESIGRSVNSALQLSKRGGGVALCLTNLREAGAPIKQIENQSSGVLPVMKLLEDSFSYANQLGARQGAGAVYLHAHHLDIMKFLDTKRENADEKVRIKTLSLGVVIPDITFELARNNEDMYLFSPYDIERVVGKPFSDISLTEHYRSFVDNPKIRKKKISARVFFQTLAEIQFESGYPYILFEDTANRANPVAGRINMSNLCSEILQINEASELETDLGYRTVGSDISCNLGSMNIAKAMDSSDFGRTVETAVRALTAVSDMSNIACVPSIAKGNAESHAIGLGQMNLHGFLAREKIYYGSPEAIDFTNIYFYTVTYHALRASNLIARERQEKFAGFEKSAYADGCFFEKYIKREWKPQFLLVQEIFARNNILIPTQGDWKKLKELIAKYGLYNRNLQAVPPTGSISYINHATSSIHPIASKIEIRKEGKIGRVYYPAPYMDNTNLNFYQDAYEIGPEKIIDTYAAATQHVDQGLSLTLFFPDTATTRDINRAQIYAWKKGIKSIYYIRLRQKALSGTEVEGCVSCSL from the coding sequence TTGGAAACAGTAAGTACGAAAGGGCTGCAAAGGCCAGATCAAATCACAGACTATCATGCGCTGAATGCGATGCTTAATCTTTATGATGAAAATGGTCATATTCAATTTGATATGGATCGACGTGCTGCACGGCAGTATTTTCTCCAGCATGTTAATCAAAATACGGTTTTTTTCCATAATCTAAAGGAGAAAATAAATTACCTGATAGAGGAAGGGTATTATGAGAAGGCGTTATTTGAGCTTTATGATTTTTCTTTTATCAAAAGGCTTTTTAAACGCGCTTACGCATTTAAGTTTCGTTTTCCTACTTTTTTAGGTGCATTTAAATATTATACAAGTTACACGCTAAAGACTTTTGATGGAACTCGCTATCTTGAGCGTTATGAGGATCGTGTTTGTCTTGTCGCTTTATACTTAGCACAAGGAAATAAAGATTTTGCCGAGAGCTGCGTAGATGAAATTATGACAGGACGGTTTCAACCTGCAACACCAACATTTTTAAATGCAGGAAAAAAGCAACGAGGCGAATTGGTGTCATGTTTTTTATTGCGGGTTGAAGACAATATGGAATCGATTGGTCGTTCAGTTAATTCAGCTTTGCAACTTTCAAAGCGTGGAGGGGGAGTAGCACTTTGTCTAACTAATTTGCGGGAAGCAGGGGCGCCAATCAAACAAATAGAAAATCAGTCATCGGGTGTTTTACCCGTAATGAAATTGTTAGAAGATTCATTTTCTTATGCTAATCAGCTTGGTGCACGGCAGGGGGCTGGTGCTGTTTATCTGCATGCTCATCATTTAGATATTATGAAATTTTTGGATACAAAGCGTGAAAATGCTGATGAAAAAGTAAGAATCAAAACTCTTTCGCTTGGTGTCGTTATTCCTGATATTACTTTTGAACTTGCACGTAATAATGAGGATATGTATCTATTTTCACCTTATGATATCGAGCGTGTTGTAGGAAAACCTTTTAGCGATATTTCTTTGACAGAGCATTATCGGTCTTTTGTTGATAATCCAAAAATCCGTAAAAAGAAAATAAGTGCTCGTGTCTTTTTCCAGACATTAGCAGAAATTCAATTTGAATCAGGTTATCCGTATATTTTGTTTGAAGATACAGCTAATCGCGCTAATCCTGTAGCAGGACGCATTAATATGAGCAATTTATGTTCAGAAATTTTGCAAATAAATGAAGCAAGTGAATTAGAAACAGATTTGGGTTATCGTACTGTTGGAAGCGATATTTCCTGTAATCTTGGGTCAATGAATATTGCAAAAGCAATGGATAGTAGTGATTTTGGTCGCACTGTGGAAACAGCTGTTCGTGCTCTTACGGCTGTTTCTGATATGAGTAATATTGCTTGTGTGCCTTCTATTGCAAAAGGGAATGCTGAAAGTCATGCGATTGGCTTGGGGCAAATGAATTTGCATGGTTTTTTAGCGCGTGAAAAGATCTATTATGGCTCGCCAGAGGCGATTGATTTCACCAATATCTATTTTTATACAGTAACATATCATGCATTGCGCGCTTCTAATTTGATTGCACGCGAACGTCAGGAAAAGTTTGCAGGATTTGAAAAGTCAGCTTACGCAGATGGCTGTTTTTTTGAAAAATATATTAAGAGAGAGTGGAAGCCACAATTTTTGCTTGTACAAGAGATTTTTGCGCGTAATAATATACTTATTCCAACTCAAGGGGATTGGAAGAAACTTAAGGAATTGATTGCCAAATATGGGCTTTATAATCGCAATCTTCAGGCTGTACCGCCTACAGGGTCGATTTCCTATATCAATCACGCAACTTCTTCTATCCATCCCATTGCCTCAAAAATTGAAATTCGCAAAGAGGGTAAAATTGGACGTGTTTATTATCCTGCTCCTTATATGGATAATACAAATTTAAATTTTTACCAGGATGCTTATGAGATTGGTCCTGAAAAAATTATCGATACTTATGCAGCAGCTACACAGCATGTTGATCAAGGTCTTTCATTAACTTTGTTTTTTCCTGATACGGCGACGACGCGTGATATTAATCGTGCACAAATTTATGCATGGAAAAAGGGCATAAAGAGTATTTATTATATACGGCTGCGGCAAAAGGCGTTAAGTGGAACAGAAGTTGAAGGCTGTGTTTCGTGCAGCTTATAG
- the nrdF gene encoding class 1b ribonucleoside-diphosphate reductase subunit beta, which produces MTQITTKNSVVRAVNWNRLHDEKDLEVWNRLTGNFWLPEKVPLSNDIPSWESLTEEEKKLTIRVFTGLTLLDTVQNTVGAVSLMADAVTEHEEAVLTNIAFMEAVHARSYSSIFSTLCLTVDVDDAFRWSEENVYLQKKAKLVLEHYEANDPLKKKIASTFLESFLFYSGFYLPMYWSSRAKLTNTADLIRLIIRDEAIHGYYIGYKFQLGFAKLNEAQKQEMKDFTFNMLFDLYNIECKYTEDLYDSLGLTEDVKVFLHYNANKALMNLGFESLFPSEVCRVNPAILAALSPNSDENHDFFSGSGSSYVIGKAVATTDEDWEF; this is translated from the coding sequence ATGACACAAATTACAACGAAAAATTCTGTTGTTCGCGCGGTCAATTGGAATAGGTTGCATGATGAAAAAGATCTTGAAGTTTGGAATCGTTTAACGGGAAATTTTTGGTTACCTGAGAAAGTTCCTCTTTCTAATGATATTCCTTCATGGGAAAGCCTAACAGAGGAAGAAAAAAAGCTAACGATCCGTGTTTTTACAGGGTTAACTTTGCTTGATACAGTTCAAAATACTGTGGGAGCTGTTTCGCTTATGGCTGATGCTGTAACGGAGCATGAGGAAGCTGTTTTGACAAATATTGCTTTCATGGAAGCAGTGCATGCACGTTCTTATTCTTCGATTTTTTCGACTTTATGTTTGACAGTAGATGTTGATGATGCTTTTAGATGGTCAGAAGAGAATGTTTATTTGCAGAAAAAGGCAAAGTTAGTTCTTGAGCATTATGAAGCGAATGATCCGCTAAAGAAAAAGATCGCCTCGACCTTTCTGGAGAGCTTTTTATTCTATTCTGGTTTTTATTTACCTATGTATTGGTCAAGTCGCGCTAAGCTAACCAATACAGCTGATTTAATTCGGCTTATTATTCGTGATGAAGCCATACATGGTTATTATATTGGCTATAAATTTCAATTAGGATTTGCGAAACTTAATGAAGCCCAAAAACAAGAGATGAAGGATTTTACCTTCAATATGTTGTTTGATCTTTACAATATTGAATGTAAGTATACAGAAGATCTCTATGATTCTCTTGGATTGACAGAAGATGTTAAGGTCTTTCTTCATTATAATGCGAATAAGGCATTAATGAATTTGGGTTTTGAGTCCCTTTTCCCATCTGAAGTTTGTCGAGTTAATCCTGCCATTTTGGCAGCTTTATCGCCTAACTCTGATGAAAATCACGACTTTTTTTCAGGTTCAGGCTCTTCTTATGTTATTGGAAAAGCAGTTGCAACCACAGATGAAGATTGGGAATTTTAA
- the prmC gene encoding peptide chain release factor N(5)-glutamine methyltransferase translates to MSNHSLNHAIRKTREKLQNQGISEANLDTKLLVEWVTSTSTIDRILQPDMCLSSQQIAQLEEAIKRRISGEPTHRIIGTREFYGISFALSKETLEPRPDTEILIDLVLPILKKKVKKSGKATLLDMGTGTGAIAIAILKQVVQTCAVAVDIAEDALKTATQNAKNADVLHRFTPLLSNWFNTVTGQFDLIISNPPYIPEKDIPNLAKEVRQYDPLRALIGGKDGLDFYRKLADESATYLKEEGYIAVEIGYSQKKEVCNLFEKNGFKCLKIRDDLSGIPRAILFSLNT, encoded by the coding sequence ATGAGCAATCATTCTCTTAATCATGCTATTCGGAAAACACGAGAAAAATTACAAAATCAAGGAATTTCTGAAGCTAATCTTGACACAAAACTTCTTGTTGAATGGGTAACAAGCACAAGCACTATTGATAGAATTCTCCAACCGGACATGTGCCTATCTTCTCAACAGATTGCACAATTAGAAGAAGCTATAAAACGGCGTATTTCTGGTGAACCTACTCATCGTATTATTGGAACACGAGAATTTTATGGCATATCATTCGCTTTATCTAAAGAAACTCTAGAACCGCGCCCTGATACAGAAATACTCATTGATCTTGTTTTGCCAATTCTCAAGAAAAAAGTAAAAAAATCAGGAAAAGCGACATTACTGGATATGGGAACAGGAACTGGTGCCATTGCTATTGCAATTCTTAAACAAGTGGTTCAAACTTGTGCCGTAGCGGTTGACATTGCAGAAGATGCTTTAAAAACAGCAACACAAAATGCAAAGAATGCAGATGTTTTACATCGCTTTACTCCCTTGCTTAGCAACTGGTTTAATACTGTTACAGGTCAATTTGATCTGATTATTTCTAATCCCCCCTATATTCCAGAAAAAGATATCCCAAACCTTGCAAAAGAAGTGCGCCAATATGACCCATTGCGCGCACTCATTGGCGGAAAAGATGGCCTTGATTTCTACCGAAAACTTGCTGATGAATCAGCAACTTATCTAAAAGAAGAAGGCTATATAGCTGTCGAAATTGGCTATTCTCAAAAAAAAGAAGTCTGCAATTTGTTTGAAAAAAATGGATTTAAATGTTTGAAAATACGCGATGATCTTAGCGGTATACCCCGCGCAATTCTCTTTTCATTAAATACTTAA
- the prfA gene encoding peptide chain release factor 1, whose translation MVSLSQDRMKQIEKRFEIIESQMAQNPNAETYVKLASEYAELQQIVTPIRTLNALYKEVTELEAMANTTQIDADMYALAQEELVLLRQKIEQLEQEIQILLLPKDIADEKSAIIEIRAGTGGSEAALFAGDLFRMYERYANAHKWKVEVVSLSDSEVGGYKEIIATISGKGVFSKLKFESGVHRVQRVPETETSGRIHTSAATVAVLPEAEEIDIEIRPEDIRIDTMRASGAGGQHVNTTDSAVRITHIPTGIMVVQAEKSQHQNRARALQILRSRLFDIERQKAESERSASRKTQVGSGDRSERIRTYNFPQGRVTDHRINLTLYKLDRIMEGDLDELINPLISNHQTALLTEINDNA comes from the coding sequence ATGGTTTCTTTATCGCAAGACCGTATGAAGCAGATTGAAAAACGCTTCGAAATCATTGAAAGCCAAATGGCTCAAAATCCCAATGCTGAAACTTATGTAAAATTAGCTTCTGAATATGCAGAACTACAACAGATTGTCACTCCTATCCGAACATTAAACGCTCTTTATAAAGAAGTAACAGAGCTCGAGGCTATGGCCAACACAACACAAATAGATGCAGATATGTATGCCCTTGCTCAGGAAGAGCTCGTATTATTACGTCAAAAAATTGAACAGCTCGAGCAAGAAATCCAAATTCTTCTTTTACCCAAAGATATCGCTGATGAAAAAAGCGCTATCATTGAAATTCGAGCAGGAACTGGTGGATCAGAAGCTGCACTTTTTGCTGGTGATCTTTTTCGCATGTATGAACGCTATGCCAATGCTCATAAATGGAAAGTTGAAGTTGTTTCATTAAGTGATAGTGAAGTTGGTGGATATAAGGAAATTATTGCAACTATTTCAGGAAAAGGCGTATTTTCTAAACTTAAATTTGAATCAGGTGTTCACCGTGTACAACGCGTTCCTGAAACAGAAACAAGCGGACGTATCCATACATCAGCTGCTACCGTTGCAGTCCTGCCAGAAGCTGAAGAAATCGATATCGAAATTCGCCCAGAAGATATTCGCATCGACACAATGCGTGCCTCTGGTGCGGGTGGACAGCACGTCAATACAACAGATTCAGCTGTTCGTATTACTCATATTCCAACAGGAATTATGGTTGTACAAGCAGAAAAGTCACAACACCAAAACCGAGCACGTGCACTCCAAATTTTACGCTCACGCTTATTCGATATTGAACGACAAAAAGCAGAAAGTGAACGCTCAGCGTCCCGTAAAACTCAAGTTGGCTCCGGTGATCGGTCAGAACGTATTCGTACCTATAATTTTCCGCAAGGACGTGTCACTGACCATCGAATTAATCTTACTTTATATAAACTCGATCGTATCATGGAAGGAGATCTTGACGAGCTTATTAACCCGCTTATTTCTAATCACCAAACAGCCCTTCTGACTGAAATAAATGATAACGCATGA